In Malus sylvestris chromosome 2, drMalSylv7.2, whole genome shotgun sequence, the genomic stretch taccttcgtgtttctctaggacttgttgcccattccccAAATTGGTAACCGACCTGGGATGTGGGAGGGGAccaagtctttcagaaaccccttggtcattgatcttcgagtttatgtggaggggattttctcgacgttgctttaggaaatctcgGCAGTCAAGATAAACGGCTTTCAatccttccaacctttctgcaaggatgtgtcttcctccacttctcctgcttcgggtcgaagcagctgggttgagagaagtcttatgttgatcaatgttttgatgattagctcgctcctcatcagagatacccatgtcgaaagaAGGTGACCCTCCTTGTTGGGAGGCATCCAGATAATGGTTGATGTTCACAGGGGTAATGAGTtcgcatgtttgagtacgcctagtttcgtggagcatctcaaagagcttcttatactgctcctggaggacctcattcttcattgctatcttgttgttttgagattctagctcattgactttagcttgaaaagcaaccctctttccttcattcttttattgcttcacactaggtgcaagaggggtgtcattctgtgtgctgtggcttcttcgctccccatgttggagatggatgcctaatcaaaagagagtgtacgaatggtggaaaccagcttaacaaagctgaagagagtgagagtaagtgtcattcccacaaacggcgccaaatgttgatgcacaaaatcagtgaggactttggtacaacagaaagtgttaagtttgtgaccttcgctagattgctctggtcactagtatggataaatatgtaaattgatagagatagggaagcaaacacaagatgtacgtggttcacccagattggctacgtccacgaagtaaaGGAGttatcattaattgtgaagggtttacacaagtacataggttcaagctctcatttagtgagtacaagtgaatgatttagtacaaatgacataaggaaatattgtgagagaatcatctctatttatagaagagagtttctagtttcattctgacattgacacgtgttgtgttgtgattgacttctgatgttgacacgtgtcgcgctatgattggcttctgatgtcgacacgtgtcgcgttgtgattgacctcttggttggagggattggtcaagtatggtacaaacaatactcataaccgcccatttaaatttcgcgaGTAAgcagttatacccataaccgtaaccgtttaatttaaatggacgggtaaCTGTAGTTATCCATAACCAATGAGTATTTGCCTATCCCTACTCTAGATAAGCATAAAGATTTCATGTTAGTGGTTTCTATATTGTGGTCGCAGCAAGCTTAAGCGGTAAacattttcatgtcatttatcTCAGACATCCATGACAAAATAATCAATATCTTCCTCCAGCGCCTGTCCCAAGCAGTTTTTCTGCATTATGCAGGACCGTATCTTCAACCCTAAAAGTAGAAGGTCGACAACAAAGTTGATAAAATATTGATAGcaattacatatataaaataaaaaggtaaaCGGTTACCTGTTTATAATCACGATTAATACTTATAACCATCAATTTAAATTTCACAAATAAACGATTATACCCATAatcgtttatttttttaaataattatccATAACCGTGTAAAATTTAAATAGACAAATAAATGCGGTTACCTACAACCGATATATTTGCCATCCCTAATGCCCCCGCGCGGGGACGTcaccttttccttctctttgtAGTTTGTACACGAACAACGCAGACAGGCGGCCCGCGCACGGTGAGACTGAGGCTTCCCCAGAAAATATTATCTGCCCTTGTCACCATTTTCCCTGtgttttctcggcaaccaagcAAAGTTTTCCCTCCAATTTTTATCTCTCAGGTGTTACATGGCCATTAAATTGTACCATAACGTCTTTAGGAAACTGAGAATGTGTTCCTTGAAGCCGATTCCAGAAGTTGAAAGTTAACGGTGTAATTGGTCTCGAAACAGAGAGAGACCCATGCCTTCAATCCGCCTCTACTCATCGCTAGCTCCGCCCAACAGCCGCCGTCCCACTTTTCTGCTGCCGTCAATCGCAACGTTGCTCAAAGCCTGCAAAACCCAATCCCATCTCCAACAAATCCACGCCCACATTGTACACAAAGGTTTGGAGCAAGATTACTTCCTCATAACCCAGTTCATCTGCCTCTCCAACGCCCTCGCTTCCCTCTCTTACTCTGCCGCCGTCTTCGACCGCGTTCTCAGCCCCAACACCTTTCTCTGGAACTGTCTGATCAAAGGGTACTGCGAAAGGTCTGGTTTTTTGGGCATTGTTTCTCTGTTTGTTCGAATGAAGAGGGAGGAGGGCCTTCCGGATAGGTATACGTACCCGTCTCTCTTTAAGGCGTGTGCGAGTGAGGGGAGGGTCTGGGAAGGAAGGGCGATACATGGGTCGGCGGTGCGGTGTGGGGTTGATGGGGATGTGTTTGTAGGCACCAGTTTGATTGATTTGTACGGTAAGTGCAGGGAGATTGTTTGCGCTCGCAAGGTGTTTGATAGAATGCCTGAGAGAAGTGTGGTTTCTTGGACGACTATGGTTGTTGGGTATGCTAGTGTTGGGGATTTGGTGGAGGCCAACAAGTTGTTTGATCAGATGCCCCAGAAAAATGTGGTGTCGTGGAATGCGATTATTAGTGGGTTTGTGAAGATGGGGGATTTGGTTAATGCTAGGAGGATCTTTGATCATATGCCTGACAAGAATGTGGTTTCTTATACTACTATGATTGATGGATATGCCAAGTACGGAGATATGGCGTCTGCGAGATTTTTGTTTGAGCAAGCCCCGAATAAAGATATCGTTGCGTGGTCAGCATTGATATCAGGGTATGCTCAAAATGGTCAACCTAACGAGGCCGTAAAGATATTTCAAGAAATGAGTACGAAGAATGTTAAGCCTGATGAGTTTATAATGGTGAGCTTGATGTCAGCTTGTTCCCAAGTGGGCTGCTTGCAGGTGGCTAAGTGGGTTGATTCTTACCTGAGCCAGAGCTCCGTTGATGTTCGCCAGGCTCATGTTCTCGCAGCTCTGATTAACATGAATGCAATGTGTGGGAATATGGAAAGAGCAACACGTTTGTTTGAAGAGATGCCTAAGCGGGACTTGATTTCGTATTGTTCTATGATACAAGGGTTGTCGATTAATGGTCAAGGGGGTCAGGCTGTTGACCTCTTCAGACAGATGCTAAATGAAGGTTTGGCTCCAGATGAGGTTGCTTTTACAGTCATCCTGACAGTTTGTAGTCGGTCAGGGCTTGTTGAGGAGGGTTGGCACTTCTTTGACTTAATGAGACATAAGTACGGTTTAATACCCTCTCCTGATCATTATGCATGTATCATTAGTCTTCTTAGCCGGTCAGGACGGTTAAAAGCAGCTTATGATCTTCTACGATCAATGCCTGTGGAGTCTCATGCTGGTGCTTGGGGTGCACTACTTTCAGCCTGTAAGCTAAACTGCAATGCTGAGCTAGGAGAGTTAGTTGCTCATCGACTTTTTGAGCTTGAACCCCAAAATCCTGGTAATTATGTGCTCTTGTCCGATATCTATGCAGAAACAGGCCGCTGGTTTGATGTTTCTGCAGTGAGGACCAAAATGGAAGAGCGAGGGATTAAAAAGATACCCGGTATCAGTTATTTAGTTTAAAGCGTGAGCTTCTCGGTAACTCTCTTTATGCAGTGCCTGGAGTGTATACAGATGACACACCATCTTCACTAGCGTCTACATCGTGGAGTTGGAATTAATCAAAAAGATTTAGTTCTACTCCTAGCTTATTGGTGCTTGAGGAACCAAGTTGCCAAGGCTGCCTTCTACGACACTCCTTATTGCAAGCTTCAAGTGGGATTGCATCCTGAGAGGATGGTAGAGACAGAGACATAAATGTTTTCGTTCAAAGGAGGTATTGCACCACTTGTATTTCAAAACTTCTGAGTTCATGTGTGGAAGTTGACCAACTTGAAGCTTATAACATCAGTTTTGTAGTTAGTCTATTCAAACTCTGATTTCCTATATTGCCAGTGCTGCTAATAAGGATGTATTTTTAAACTTGGCTTTAAGTATTAGTAGTCTGTGTAATTAAGGACCGGTCGATTACTCACTTCCATAAAAATGGCATAATTTgatcccttttatagacaatTGTAATAAGGCGACCATAAAGTTTTAAATATCTGCTTCAACaaccttattttatttttaaactgtAAATTAAGTAATTTAATTTGTTAACATGAAAGTGGAAATGTGTGCTCTGCTTTGTTTTTCGGGATCTGAAATACTATTATGAGGGttttgaaatttcatttatGCATTTTTACTCGCACAAAGATTTCAAATGCAACTGGTGTGTGCTTTCTATCCACTTTGGTTGCTTATAGATTATATTAACTCTAAGATTTCTTTTTATATGGTTTATGACTTTCAATATGTTTAACTAATGCATTGATGCAGTTTATTAAGAGAATCTGCTTCCCTTGAGAGCTTAATCCGGGATTAACTATCAGCCAAGCAACCTGAAGCTTATGAGTGGTTTATCTCTAAGCAAGTTCCGTTGGTGGTAACATCCTCTGTTTTTGAACGCGACCCGTGCTTTACTGCTAAATGGATTTGAGGATTATATAGATTTAATGCTGCATTCAATCTGCTTCCAGGCCTAGTAAGGGAACGCACTTGGGGTCTAGCAACACAAATGACACATCTCTCCTCATGCTTACACTGATATGCAATGCTGCAATTACAAAACTTGGCCAAGCAAAAATTTCTTGCCCTCAATTCTTTGTTAGGTAGACCTGGAATTTTTTGACAGATGATACTTAAGTTTGACATTGTTGTTTTGGTTGTGGATTTAGTTGTTTCCATATGTGCAGGTTCCTGATTGGGGGCAGCATCTTAAACTATCCTCAGCTCTCATCAATAAGCTCTTATTGATTGTATGTAGAGGTAGCATGTAATTTCATAACCATCTTGTGGATAATACTTTGTGGTTCAAATATGATATCTAAAGATACATGAGTTCCACATGCAGACTGTGAATAGCTGCACTGGCTTCCATTTTATCCAGGCAATTCTGGCATCCCTAAACAGTCGCTTGGGCATCAAATTAAATGGGAAGGACCTCCCAATTATGAAACAATCCCATAAGTTTTAGaactttgttttcaatggaTGTAGAGTCTTATCAAATACAATAAATGGCTGGAGAGCCCTTCTAATGTTAAGGCAGTGAGATTCTTGTCTCATAGTCATAGCGCATAGTGATTGAACCATAAATAGCTCCAGTTCATAATTTAGACGAAATTCTTTTTATCATCATTTTTAAGTACAACAAATTAGTGGACATATGGAAGAACGGGGTATATTAAAGTAGGTTAATGACCAAAGTATCTCGTAGCTGTTTTTAAATAGTTTCTACTATAATAGTAAAGCTATTAGAATCAAAGATCCCCTCTTCCAAGTAGTTTTTTTATCTGGTTGGAACACTAATTTTGTCGCCTAATAGTTGGAGATTGTCATATAGCAGTTGGAGGATTGCACCTTTTAAACTGTGATGCAGGAATGAAGTGATGAAAACTATACCAATAACATTGTGCAGTATATTTAACgcatcttttgtttgtttttatggcATTATTTCTGCATATAACCTTTTGGACTAATCATGCATAAATGGTCACATGGGCTCTATATTTCGTTTTAATACTTACCGGCGCAAAAGAAAGCTATTtgttcctccttttttttttgttgggcaaTATAAGGATAGTACGGGGGGCTGAACCAGGACAAGCTCTTGGAAGTGGGTGGATTTGTCACCATACTGTACAGATAGGAACAATTAGATTTATAACACTTTGAAGCATTTAAGGTGCctttataaatgtgttttttcTGTTGATTTATTGATATTATTAATTAGTTTATGTCGATCTTGGAATTAAAACAAATTTGCATGATGGTAAAGTTAACGGACACAGGAATTCTGAACCCCATCGTTGCAGTGTCTTACTTTAACTGATAAGCTACATGAACAGGTTCCACATTCCATTGTACTTGTGTGCTTGTCATCCAGGAAGGTAATCGCTCTTGGTCTTCTCCTCACGAGCAGCACAGTTCCTTAAAAGGGAAAACAGAAAGAATGAGGGCAACAGGTATGAAGCTTTAGGTCTTGTCCACGTAGGCGACCATTCTGATAACTTTAAGATTTTAGCGTTCCATGTAACCcaactctttttttctttttcctttttccttttgggtTGGGTTCAATACATTTTTATGATAAGGACATCTCATTTCAAAAATTtatttgggagcagcctctccataaatgggggtaaggctagccgacattcacctctcccagaccctgcgtaaagcgggagccttgtgcactgggtacgaccttttttttagaGCTGCTCGCAGATTGTGGAGCTCCTTTATGCACCCTCCAACCGCAAAGCGCAACCTTGAGTTGATTGTGGATTAATATGTATTTTCACAATGATTTATACATTATATGCATTTGCTTTTTACCTATTGCACTATCCAATTGCCAAATGTATTAGCGTTTAACTGGAACTCTCGTTATCTAAACGAATATTGTGTATGCTGCTGGCTCAAATTTTGATCTTTTTTAACAACTCATATTGTTAGTCCTAGGTTTATTTCCGGTAAGGGCAACATTGTTTGTTACTAGAGCAATCAGGTAGAAGAGGCCACTGTGGTAGTGTTTGTTTGCATTCTCatgatatatattttcttttcctaggTGCTTCTCTTATTAACCCTCTGTTATATattatcatgttttttttttcttttctttttgttgtccTTTTAAAAACGTTGTCGAGTAGACTAGTAGTTATTGACTTGTGTTGCCTAGTCTATCTTGTTGTCCCTTTATAGGAAGAATAGCCGCCTCTTTCACCTACTGTTCCTAGCTAAGCAACATGGCCTGCAAAAAAACCATAAAAGCATGTGCTGAGATCCTTTGTGACTGAGCTCTTGAATCTCTTATTTATGAGATTATTCCTTGTTGCTAATTGCTAATTGCCTACTCGATTCAGGAGCACATCTGTTTTGTTGTTGGAAATTGGAAATGTGCAATTAATCAAACCAAGTAGCTTGATTAATGTTTGCTTCCTTCATACAGGATAACGAACTTTGATGAGCTGACTGCTTCAAGTGTGAAATTTGAAGGCTCAGAATCAAATAAGATATAGTGTTTTGATATTTATGGAATGAGCTGACAGAACTCAAAAGACGGGTGATAAGGAGTGCTGATCAATCAGAAAATGAGGAGGTATATCTCAAAACTCTGTGCAACTTGATGCCATATCTTCTGATAAAATAAGAAATTTGACTTGTAAACAATTCTTACTTGTGAGAATTGTCATTTGAACTCTTACTGGTTCAAGATATTCTCATGTTGttatggattttttttaatcagGATATTAACCCTGCTGATGATAGTTCTAAGTATGAGGATGATGTTGGAGTGCTTTAACTAGTATCATTGGTAAATTGATTGACAAACATAAAAGAAGCTAGCGCGGTATGAATTTTTTTCTGGCTTCAGTAGGCAAATAATTAAACACACCTCCTTATCAACTAGTTAGACACTGTCAGCCTCTACTTGGGCCTAGAAAATGAGGGGCAAACAGGAAAATTTAATTAATGTTGGTTTTGCTctaatttgtttcatattttgacAATAAAAACATTTAGAACGAGTACCAAGCCTTCTTTAACCGTACCCATTTTAGTTGCCACCGCCACAAAACCAATTACGGTATAGGATATCTATCAATATATGTGGCTGTCTCCATGATTATTTGTACTTGATGATGAGCAGGATGTCGActcctaatttttttaaatagttgttCTAATTTCCTTTTCATTACTTTTCATTTTCTGTTTCTTCGAAAAGTTGATTGGCAGGATGTGTCGCAAGGAACTCAATTACTAACAATTGACGTTGGTGCCGTTATGGGGTCGCTTACAAGAGTGTTGATGGGAAATGAGCTCTGACCGACTTAGCTAGCATTGGTTGTTCTGATTCCGGCCAAAAAAACTTATGAAATGATCGGATTCTCATCTTCATGTTCATCCAGCTGACTTGGTTTATTACTGGAGGAGGTTTCTGGGCGGGCATATAACAAGGTCAAGGCGTGCTTCGGTTACTTTGTTTCTGTTGCATTATTTGCGTTCGTGCTAGTCA encodes the following:
- the LOC126589879 gene encoding putative pentatricopeptide repeat-containing protein At5g37570, coding for MPSIRLYSSLAPPNSRRPTFLLPSIATLLKACKTQSHLQQIHAHIVHKGLEQDYFLITQFICLSNALASLSYSAAVFDRVLSPNTFLWNCLIKGYCERSGFLGIVSLFVRMKREEGLPDRYTYPSLFKACASEGRVWEGRAIHGSAVRCGVDGDVFVGTSLIDLYGKCREIVCARKVFDRMPERSVVSWTTMVVGYASVGDLVEANKLFDQMPQKNVVSWNAIISGFVKMGDLVNARRIFDHMPDKNVVSYTTMIDGYAKYGDMASARFLFEQAPNKDIVAWSALISGYAQNGQPNEAVKIFQEMSTKNVKPDEFIMVSLMSACSQVGCLQVAKWVDSYLSQSSVDVRQAHVLAALINMNAMCGNMERATRLFEEMPKRDLISYCSMIQGLSINGQGGQAVDLFRQMLNEGLAPDEVAFTVILTVCSRSGLVEEGWHFFDLMRHKYGLIPSPDHYACIISLLSRSGRLKAAYDLLRSMPVESHAGAWGALLSACKLNCNAELGELVAHRLFELEPQNPGNYVLLSDIYAETGRWFDVSAVRTKMEERGIKKIPGISYLV